The window TCGCACCAGGCATTTTTTCCATCCAATCATTGTTTATCAGGAGTTCTGCACCATCGTCTGCATAAGTTCCGATTTCACCTGTAAGCCGAAGATAAACAGTTGTCAGATCCCTCCTCATGCTTGCTGCAAGGGAAGCTCCATAGTTCCCCATTCCTACCGCTGAAAGAAAGACTGTATGGTAGAGCATTAGCTTATCGGAAAATGGGGACTCCTTAGAATTCGAAATTTCTGTTTCCCAAGTCATGGGAGCCGGCAGCTGGTCATCGCGTAATAACGCGCTGAATACTTCGACATGCTTCGAGGAGATATCTCTGCCGCGCACGATATATTCTATGACTTCTTTGTTTTTAGCGACTTGAGAAAAACCTAACATCAATGCCTGACCTATGCTGTTCTTCATAACATTCAAATAAAGGTTTGTAATTTCTACGGCATTTAAGGGTCTACGATCGCCCAGCAGTCCATTTAACCAACTTTCTTTGTGCACGTATTCAACTGAATTGGGATACGGTATGTAAGGACTCCTAGGGAGAAGTCCTTTAGATTGCAGAATAGCCGTAGATTTCTCCAGCAGCTCAGCCGCAGTCTTCAGATTATGTTGAAAGAATGCACGAATATCCTGTCTTGAACTGCTTGCTAATGCCATTCCATAAGTAACTGTGCCAGCAATGCCCATATGTCTGAGATAAAGTAGCATAAAACCATCTGAAAATAGTCTTGGTGCATTTAGGTTGACATCCTTGTCTGTAAAGGCAAGAGGGATAGGGAACTCTTCGTCTTTAAATAACTTGTTTTTAAATTCCATATGTTCCGTTGTCAATCCAATAGCAAATTCAATGATTGGTTTTACTTCACTATCCTCAACAGTATGCAAGAAATGTTTAAGCACGCAATTGACCATACTGTCACTTAAATAACCTCCCCATAGAGGCGCGATATCACCAGAAGTTAGTCGAATATGATGCGGATTCTTTGCCAGTTTCGATTCATCTTGACTCATTGTATGCCCCCCCCCTACTATTTTGTTTTGCGCTATTAGTTAGAATTCCATAAATACCAACTTCTATGTACAAAAAAAAAGCCTACCGATTCATCGGTAAGCTTCTTGTACAATTATTCCCTTTAGTGTAGTCCTTCTAACACGACTTCTTGTTTCACAGCCTCACTAGGCTTTTTCTTATCACGGCGAAGGAACAAGCCTAAGAATATCCCACAGATCGCAACGATTAGCATCACGTGGAATGTCTGGCCGAACGCTTCGGGCGCTACAGCAAGCATAGCCTTTTGCATATCAGCAGGACTGTTTATTGGAATGTTTTTTGCAGCTATGGATGAATTCACACGCGAGGAGAGAATTGTCACCAAGGTTGCCACTGCGAAAGAATTGATAACTTGCTGCATGGCACTCGTTAAAGAAGTAACTCGACTCACCAAATCATGCGGAGCTTTCTTGATGAGATGCGAATTAAGCGGCATCATCATAAGACCCATACCCGAACCAGCCATAATAAGCGGTAAAATTAAGTCATGACCTTCTGTCGTTAAATCAACATGCGAATATTGAAAGATCGCTCCGGAAACAAGACTGAGCCCAACAACAACCAACCAGCGAACACCGATTTTATCAAACAAGTAACCGCCAATCGGCATCATGATGGCCGAAGCTAACGCTTGCGGGAATAACGTCATCCCTGTATCGAACGCACCGTACCCGCGGGCTTGCTGTAGAAATTGCGGAAGCAGGAAAATGGCCCCGAACAAGCAGAATTGCAGTACCCACTGTACGAAAATACTGAAGGAAAAATCGACAGATCGGAACACTCTAAGCTCAAGCAATGGGAGTTTGGATTTAAGTTCAACAATGATAAAAGCGATCAAAGCGACAGCTCCAATGATGATGCCCCACAGCGTTTTACCGGAAGTCCAGCTTTCAGCACCTTGTGTAATCCCATACGATAAGGATGCGAAGGCAATGGGCCCTAGAATCATGCCCGGTAAATCAAAACCAGCTACCTTCTTACGTGCGACAGCTGGCAGCTTCCATAGTCCAAAGATAAAGCTGAAAATACCAACGGGAAGATTAATTAAGAAAATCCAATGCCAGGAATGGTACTCAACGAGCCATCCGGATAAGATAGGCCCAATCGCAGGCGCCAGCAAAATGGGCACCCCCAGCATTCCCATCACCTGACCAATTTTGTTCGGTGGACTTAGCCGAAATACGTATGCCATAGCAACAGGCATAACGAATCCGCCGCCTAAACCTTGAAGGATACGGAAAACAATTAACCACTCCGCGCTGTTCGGTGTAGCGCATAAGACCGATGCTATGGTGAAAAGGACAACGGAAGTGAGGAATACATTCTTCGCCCCAAATCGGTCAGATAACCATCCCGCTAGAGGAATGACTGCCGCTGTCGCCAGCATATAGCCCGTTACGGTCCACTGAATGGTCGGTAAATCCGTTTTAAAATCGACGACCAGCTTTGACAAGGCCACATTCATCGCAGTCGTATCGAGGATAACCATAAATATACCCGATATGATAGCAATGAGCGGTACCAGAATGCTCGTAATCTTAAACTCTGGCTCCGCTTGACCAGATGTTGTGGGTTGACTCATGTTGTGTACCTCCTTCACAATATGTATGCCATCGTGCTACAATAGTAACGGACAATTGTCCGCAACATCATAATACGGACAATTGTCCGCAATGTCAATTATTTCTTTTATTAAGGTTTGTTCTTATAGGAGGAGCACGTATGAAACATCCAGATACCAATGAAAATTCATTATATAGCCAAGATATGAAAGCAATTCCACCCTGCGGTCGACGTGAGGAACGCGATTCAGAGTATCGCCGGCGTATTCTTACGTCTGCCAGAAGCCTGTTCGAAACCAATCAAATTGAATCCGTTACCATGCACCAGATTGCCAAAGAGTCGGGTGTGGGACAAGGCACTCTTTATCGCCGTTACGCCCATATTGGCGAGGTTTGCAGCGATCTGCTTCGTTCAACAACAGCCCAGTTTCTTGCTTCTCTTGAAGAGGGTCTTGCTAATCCCGGTCCCGAGGTTACAGCTATGAACCAATTGGCGGACACGATCGCTCGAATTATTGATTTTGTGGACGATAAAGCCTCTTTACTTTCCGTCATCAACACCATGTATACCGAAAAACGAAGCTTCTATTTACACAAAAAGCCCATTTATATCCGACTTCACAGCATTGTTGCTCCTTTGATCACT is drawn from Paenibacillus sp. V4I7 and contains these coding sequences:
- a CDS encoding TetR/AcrR family transcriptional regulator, translated to MKHPDTNENSLYSQDMKAIPPCGRREERDSEYRRRILTSARSLFETNQIESVTMHQIAKESGVGQGTLYRRYAHIGEVCSDLLRSTTAQFLASLEEGLANPGPEVTAMNQLADTIARIIDFVDDKASLLSVINTMYTEKRSFYLHKKPIYIRLHSIVAPLITRAVQQGEIQQIDVNLTVNTILASLTPEQYLYHREILGYNKEQFVEGICRIFVKGI
- a CDS encoding MDR family MFS transporter, yielding MSQPTTSGQAEPEFKITSILVPLIAIISGIFMVILDTTAMNVALSKLVVDFKTDLPTIQWTVTGYMLATAAVIPLAGWLSDRFGAKNVFLTSVVLFTIASVLCATPNSAEWLIVFRILQGLGGGFVMPVAMAYVFRLSPPNKIGQVMGMLGVPILLAPAIGPILSGWLVEYHSWHWIFLINLPVGIFSFIFGLWKLPAVARKKVAGFDLPGMILGPIAFASLSYGITQGAESWTSGKTLWGIIIGAVALIAFIIVELKSKLPLLELRVFRSVDFSFSIFVQWVLQFCLFGAIFLLPQFLQQARGYGAFDTGMTLFPQALASAIMMPIGGYLFDKIGVRWLVVVGLSLVSGAIFQYSHVDLTTEGHDLILPLIMAGSGMGLMMMPLNSHLIKKAPHDLVSRVTSLTSAMQQVINSFAVATLVTILSSRVNSSIAAKNIPINSPADMQKAMLAVAPEAFGQTFHVMLIVAICGIFLGLFLRRDKKKPSEAVKQEVVLEGLH
- a CDS encoding DUF3231 family protein — encoded protein: MSQDESKLAKNPHHIRLTSGDIAPLWGGYLSDSMVNCVLKHFLHTVEDSEVKPIIEFAIGLTTEHMEFKNKLFKDEEFPIPLAFTDKDVNLNAPRLFSDGFMLLYLRHMGIAGTVTYGMALASSSRQDIRAFFQHNLKTAAELLEKSTAILQSKGLLPRSPYIPYPNSVEYVHKESWLNGLLGDRRPLNAVEITNLYLNVMKNSIGQALMLGFSQVAKNKEVIEYIVRGRDISSKHVEVFSALLRDDQLPAPMTWETEISNSKESPFSDKLMLYHTVFLSAVGMGNYGASLAASMRRDLTTVYLRLTGEIGTYADDGAELLINNDWMEKMPGAIERNALLSL